The proteins below are encoded in one region of uncultured Desulfovibrio sp.:
- a CDS encoding TRAP transporter large permease: MEALTPLAIGGLLFVIFFALLLIGAPIMVGLGMATMACFILLDIDLSIMVERAFASLTAFPLMALPAFVLAGALMEASGISRRLVNIAENIVGPIPGGLAISTVLSCVFFGAISGSGPATTAAVGMLMIPAMTRRGYNTAYAAAATSTAGGIGIIIPPSIPMVIYGVTGQVSISKMFMAGFIPGILIAISLCVVHYFRCKDISTAGMSWNARNLLFSLKDGFWSILAPLIILGGIYAGWFTPTEAAVVAIFYTLLVGLFIHRELKLRSIMASLKTTSWLSGRVLVLVFTATSFGFLLTSHRIPNEIATMVLSLTDNVYVVWVFVVLLLVFLGMFMETLAIIMLVTPVLLPIMTSYGVDPIHFGLVLICCCGIGFSTPPLGENMFIASGISNQSLEAISLKAIPMVISNIAAIVVLVIFPDLVLWLPSLMDAAAP; this comes from the coding sequence ATGGAAGCTCTGACCCCTCTTGCCATCGGTGGACTGCTGTTCGTCATCTTCTTTGCCCTGCTCCTCATCGGTGCTCCCATCATGGTGGGCCTGGGCATGGCCACCATGGCCTGCTTTATCCTGCTGGACATTGACCTCAGCATCATGGTGGAGCGCGCTTTCGCCTCCCTGACGGCCTTCCCCCTCATGGCCCTGCCGGCCTTTGTCCTTGCCGGAGCGCTTATGGAAGCCTCAGGCATATCACGACGCCTCGTGAATATTGCCGAAAATATCGTCGGCCCCATTCCCGGCGGTCTGGCCATCTCCACGGTGCTGTCCTGCGTGTTCTTCGGCGCCATTTCCGGTTCCGGCCCGGCCACCACGGCCGCCGTGGGCATGCTCATGATCCCGGCCATGACCCGCCGCGGCTACAATACAGCCTATGCCGCTGCCGCCACATCCACGGCCGGCGGCATCGGCATCATCATTCCGCCCAGTATTCCCATGGTCATCTACGGGGTGACCGGGCAGGTGAGCATCTCCAAGATGTTCATGGCCGGTTTCATCCCTGGCATCCTCATTGCCATTTCCCTGTGTGTGGTGCATTATTTCCGCTGCAAGGACATTTCCACCGCAGGCATGTCCTGGAATGCCAGGAATCTGCTCTTTTCCCTCAAGGACGGCTTCTGGTCCATCCTGGCGCCGCTCATCATTCTTGGCGGCATCTATGCTGGCTGGTTCACCCCCACGGAAGCCGCCGTGGTGGCCATCTTCTACACACTGCTGGTGGGCCTGTTCATTCACCGCGAACTGAAGCTGCGCAGCATCATGGCCTCGCTCAAGACCACGTCCTGGCTTTCCGGCCGCGTGCTGGTGCTGGTCTTCACCGCCACATCCTTTGGCTTTTTGCTGACCTCGCACCGCATTCCCAATGAAATCGCCACCATGGTGCTCAGCCTTACGGACAATGTGTACGTGGTCTGGGTTTTTGTGGTGCTGCTGCTGGTCTTCCTGGGCATGTTCATGGAAACCCTGGCCATCATCATGCTGGTGACCCCGGTGCTGCTGCCCATCATGACCTCTTACGGCGTGGATCCCATCCACTTCGGTCTGGTGCTCATCTGCTGCTGCGGCATCGGCTTTTCCACACCGCCGCTGGGTGAAAACATGTTCATTGCCTCGGGCATATCCAATCAGTCACTGGAGGCCATCTCCCTCAAGGCCATTCCCATGGTCATCAGCAATATTGCTGCCATCGTGGTGCTGGTGATCTTCCCGGACCTCGTGCTCTGGCTGCCCAGCCTCATGGATGCCGCTGCGCCCTAG
- a CDS encoding TRAP transporter substrate-binding protein, whose product MKKISALALVMLLLAATAALAASPKTVLRMSLGDPDNAEMGVVANAVKDYVEEKTNGTVEVELFYAGGLGEDEGVQFRRVQTGKLDMALGGIANLEPMVKRLGVLTLPYLFSDISQVMAGIDGKAGELLNSYAQDAGLRILTWTISGFRYMSNSKHPITRLEDIRGLRFRVPQSVAMIETYRAFGAIPSTLAWNMTYKALEFDLVDGQCCDYASFRGMKFLDVGQKYLTEIHYTFQLQPLVISQRVFSRMSPELQKIMVDAGKYAQEASFRYHATMTEIAKQGLIAKGLQVSELTDEARWKDIALQRVWPSVADDMGGKEAINAYLQACGQALWR is encoded by the coding sequence GTGAAAAAGATTTCTGCTCTGGCTCTGGTCATGCTGCTGCTTGCCGCCACAGCAGCCCTGGCCGCCTCACCCAAAACCGTGCTGCGCATGTCCCTGGGCGACCCGGACAATGCCGAAATGGGCGTTGTGGCCAATGCCGTCAAGGACTATGTGGAAGAAAAGACCAACGGCACCGTGGAGGTGGAACTCTTCTATGCCGGCGGTCTTGGCGAGGACGAGGGCGTGCAGTTCCGCAGGGTCCAGACCGGCAAGCTGGACATGGCCCTGGGCGGCATTGCCAACCTGGAACCCATGGTCAAGCGCCTTGGCGTGCTGACCCTGCCCTATCTTTTCAGCGACATCTCCCAGGTCATGGCCGGCATTGACGGCAAGGCCGGGGAACTGCTCAACAGCTATGCCCAGGATGCCGGGCTGCGCATTCTTACCTGGACCATTTCCGGCTTCCGCTACATGAGCAATTCCAAGCACCCCATCACCCGGCTGGAAGATATCCGCGGCCTGCGCTTCCGCGTGCCGCAGAGCGTGGCCATGATCGAAACCTACCGGGCCTTTGGTGCCATCCCCTCCACCCTGGCCTGGAACATGACCTACAAGGCCCTGGAATTTGACCTGGTGGACGGCCAGTGCTGCGACTATGCCTCCTTCAGGGGCATGAAGTTCCTGGATGTGGGCCAGAAGTACCTCACCGAAATCCACTACACCTTCCAGCTCCAGCCCCTGGTAATCAGCCAACGCGTCTTTTCCCGCATGTCGCCCGAGCTGCAGAAGATCATGGTGGATGCCGGCAAGTATGCCCAGGAGGCTTCTTTCCGCTATCATGCCACCATGACGGAAATTGCCAAGCAGGGCCTTATTGCCAAGGGGCTTCAGGTTTCCGAACTGACCGACGAAGCCAGGTGGAAGGACATCGCCCTGCAACGCGTCTGGCCCAGCGTGGCTGACGACATGGGCGGCAAGGAAGCCATCAACGCCTATCTTCAGGCCTGCGGACAAGCCCTCTGGCGGTAG
- the cytX gene encoding putative hydroxymethylpyrimidine transporter CytX codes for MSAERTFSTRNHTILWFGASISIAEILTGTLLAPLGLTTGLTAILLGHAIGGFVLLLAGLVGARSGLSATASFRISFGRYGSYFFTVLNMLQLLGWTAVMIICGAQTLNAIAGVVLGWQNEAVWVIAIGGLIFLWISRGLMAIFRLHTLVVVALFACLMVLAWKIVTAPAQPLPPSGGLSFGAAVELNVTMCLSWLPLISDYTRTLRQPVRGTVCGVCGYIFGGMLMFSLGLGAAIQTRCTDISSMLLTAGLGTAGLFIVAFSTLTNTFLDAHSSGISALNINPRLNARTVGRLVCVLGSLVALFVPMSQYENFLYFIGSVFAPLFAILLVDFFIFGRRDVSARCNVRNMLLWLVGFVGYRLLLSHSMVLGTTFPVMCGIGLLCVLVNLLLRRHQRR; via the coding sequence GTGTCCGCAGAACGCACGTTCAGTACCCGTAACCACACCATTCTCTGGTTTGGCGCGTCCATTTCCATTGCCGAAATACTTACCGGCACCCTGCTGGCCCCGCTGGGCCTGACCACAGGGCTGACGGCCATCCTGCTGGGCCATGCCATCGGTGGCTTTGTGCTGCTGCTGGCCGGCCTTGTGGGCGCCCGAAGCGGCCTTTCGGCCACGGCATCCTTTCGCATTTCCTTTGGCCGCTATGGTTCCTATTTCTTTACCGTGCTCAATATGCTGCAACTGCTGGGCTGGACCGCGGTCATGATCATCTGCGGCGCCCAGACTCTGAACGCCATTGCCGGCGTGGTCCTGGGCTGGCAGAACGAGGCCGTGTGGGTAATAGCCATCGGCGGGCTGATCTTTCTCTGGATATCACGCGGCCTCATGGCCATTTTTCGACTGCATACGCTGGTGGTTGTGGCCCTTTTTGCCTGCCTCATGGTGCTGGCCTGGAAGATTGTCACCGCGCCGGCGCAGCCCCTTCCGCCCAGTGGCGGCCTGAGCTTCGGTGCGGCTGTGGAACTTAACGTGACCATGTGCCTTTCCTGGCTGCCCCTCATTTCCGATTACACCCGCACCCTGCGTCAGCCCGTACGCGGCACGGTCTGCGGGGTATGCGGCTACATTTTCGGGGGGATGCTCATGTTCAGTCTGGGTCTGGGCGCCGCAATCCAGACCCGCTGCACAGATATCAGCAGCATGCTTCTTACCGCCGGCCTGGGCACGGCGGGCCTGTTCATCGTGGCCTTTTCCACCCTGACCAATACCTTTCTGGATGCGCATTCCTCCGGCATCAGCGCCCTGAACATCAATCCCCGCCTGAATGCCCGCACTGTGGGCCGCCTGGTCTGCGTGCTGGGCAGCCTGGTGGCCCTGTTTGTGCCCATGAGCCAGTATGAAAACTTTCTCTATTTCATCGGCTCGGTCTTTGCCCCGCTTTTTGCCATCCTGCTGGTGGATTTCTTCATCTTCGGGCGCCGCGATGTCTCCGCCAGATGCAATGTCAGAAATATGCTGCTCTGGCTGGTGGGCTTTGTGGGCTACCGCCTGCTGCTGTCCCACAGCATGGTCCTGGGCACAACCTTTCCGGTCATGTGCGGCATCGGCCTGCTGTGCGTGCTGGTCAACCTGCTGTTGCGCCGGCATCAGCGGCGCTAA
- a CDS encoding SLC13 family permease → MALEDEESVTSSTKWWKIFLPIALFCFLLYLPPTAFGINNLSVVEQRVIALFFLAASLWILEPIPIFATSMLVIVLELLMISDKGLFLFMMDEGSEGFGQVLPSAHIMATLASPIIMLFIGGFFLAIAATKYRLDVNLARVMLRPFGTNPKFIMLGLMIITAIFSMFMSNTATTAMMLSILAPVLASFDVSDRARVSYTLSITLAANIGGIGTPIGTPPNAIAYVYISQLMPLSFGEWMLFAVPFVFALIFFSWWMLVLFFPIKKKRIELQIEGTFEKGWKAYVVYGTFVVTILLWVLGDLHGMDSNVVAMIPVAVFLCTNIITKNDLKYISWDVLWLVAGGIALGYASEKTGLASHMVHSIPFETFAPYLVLASAMMLSLVMANFMSHTATANLLLPLMVAFASSLSGLSAVGGAVGLLIGVTFAASLGMCLPISNAPNALAYATGMITTGDMAKTGLALGVFGGLLAVVMLYVSHLCGIF, encoded by the coding sequence ATGGCACTTGAAGATGAAGAATCTGTCACATCCAGCACTAAATGGTGGAAAATATTTCTTCCTATAGCGTTATTCTGCTTTTTGCTGTACCTGCCGCCCACAGCATTTGGCATCAATAACCTGAGCGTGGTGGAGCAGCGCGTCATCGCCCTGTTCTTCCTTGCTGCCTCGCTCTGGATTCTGGAGCCTATTCCCATCTTTGCCACGTCAATGCTGGTCATTGTTCTGGAACTGCTCATGATATCCGACAAGGGGCTTTTCCTGTTCATGATGGACGAAGGTTCCGAAGGATTCGGCCAGGTTCTTCCGTCCGCGCATATCATGGCAACGCTGGCGTCGCCCATCATCATGCTGTTCATTGGCGGCTTCTTTCTTGCCATTGCCGCCACCAAGTATCGCCTTGACGTCAACCTCGCCCGCGTGATGCTCCGCCCCTTTGGCACCAATCCCAAGTTCATCATGCTGGGGCTGATGATCATCACCGCCATCTTTTCCATGTTCATGAGCAACACGGCCACCACGGCCATGATGCTGTCCATTCTGGCGCCCGTGCTTGCCTCGTTTGACGTTTCCGACCGTGCCCGTGTTTCCTACACCCTGTCCATCACCCTGGCGGCCAATATCGGCGGCATCGGCACCCCCATCGGCACGCCCCCCAATGCCATTGCCTATGTGTACATCTCGCAGCTGATGCCGCTGTCCTTTGGTGAATGGATGCTGTTTGCGGTGCCCTTTGTCTTTGCCCTTATCTTCTTTTCCTGGTGGATGCTTGTCCTCTTTTTCCCCATCAAGAAAAAGCGCATCGAACTGCAGATCGAGGGAACCTTTGAAAAGGGCTGGAAGGCCTATGTGGTGTATGGCACCTTTGTGGTGACCATTCTGCTGTGGGTGCTTGGTGACCTGCACGGCATGGACTCCAATGTGGTTGCCATGATTCCTGTTGCCGTATTTCTTTGTACGAATATTATTACAAAGAATGACCTCAAATACATTTCGTGGGATGTGCTCTGGCTGGTTGCCGGCGGCATCGCGCTGGGCTATGCCTCGGAAAAGACGGGCCTTGCCTCGCACATGGTGCACAGCATTCCCTTTGAAACCTTTGCCCCGTACCTGGTGCTGGCCTCGGCCATGATGCTGAGCCTGGTCATGGCAAACTTCATGTCGCATACGGCAACGGCCAACCTGCTGCTGCCGCTCATGGTGGCCTTTGCGTCCAGCCTGAGCGGCCTGAGCGCGGTGGGCGGGGCCGTGGGCCTGCTCATCGGGGTGACCTTTGCTGCATCACTGGGCATGTGTCTGCCCATCAGTAATGCGCCCAATGCCCTTGCCTATGCCACCGGCATGATAACAACCGGCGACATGGCCAAGACGGGCCTGGCGCTGGGCGTATTCGGCGGTTTGCTGGCCGTGGTCATGCTTTACGTGTCCCACCTCTGCGGCATCTTCTAG